From Populus alba chromosome 16, ASM523922v2, whole genome shotgun sequence:
AGCTCTGATCGTAATGATCTCAATGATATTGGAAGCAACACCTTGCTGTCTAGGTTTGGAGAGGATGACGACGTGCCGGAAGAAACTAATCCTTTGGCTATTGTACCTGATAACCACCCTTTGGACCCCGAACCAAGCTCGAGAACGCTTGGGTCCGTTCGTGTGGATGGCAGCGACCATGGTGGAGCCGGCGGTGAAGTGTCTGTGCTAAGAGTGAAGAAAGAGGAGGTTGAGACTAAGATAACTGCATGGCAGAATGCAAAGATTGCAAAGATCAATAATAGGTTCAAGAGAGAAGATGCCATAATTAATGGATGGGAGAGTGAGCAAGTACAGAAGTCAACTTCTTGGATGAAGAAAGTAGAGGTACGTACGCCAATTATAATCATTGATTTGTGATTATTTACATGGTGGTTTTGTCTTTAATTTGCCagttataattattgttttatgctATCATGCAGAGAGGTAGTTAAGTATTCTTGTTGTGATGCTTAAGATTATGATGACGCTTAAGACTAATTGATCATTAATTTAAGGGATCATGGATGGAATTAGTCATAATTGCTATGCAAAGGCTTGATGATGTGGTTAAAGCACCTCCTCTTACATTCTTACTTCCCTGGTTGTGGTTGAAGTAGTTCCTCTCACAGTCTTTCtagattttgaaattattgCCCCCAGAAAAGCACATCAActaccctctttttttttctttttttttttccaaagagAAGTGTTTCTGAAGCTTCAAGCACAAAGTACAGGAGATAAACATGTATGGCCTTTACTTGTATTCTTATGTGCTGATTGCTGAGGGATTCTATATAAGCTCATAAATCAGTATGGccattcttttattctttctgttgattttcAGTCAACTCTTTGTTGATTTCATTATGGGGttgatcttttttgttttttttcaaaaaaaggaaaagaaaagaaataggtGATGTAAAACAATcgattcatcatttaacaacAAGTCTTGAATTTGTGTAGAGGAAATTAGAGGAGAAAAGAGCAAGAGCCTCAGAGAAGATGCAGAATGAGATGGCAAAGGCACGCAGAAAGGCAGAGGAGAGAAGAGCATCAGCTGAAGCTAAGAGAGGGACTAAAGTTGCTAGAGTTCTTGAGGTAGCCAATTTGATGAGAGCTATTGGGAGAGCTCCTACCAAACGGTCCTTCTTTTGAGCCTTAATCAATATTGTTCCATATAATAGTACTCCTAAAAACATGTCCAAAATACAAAGTGTCCTCAATAATTACTCCAAACTGTTAGGGTTTCTGCATCTTTTGAACTACAGGGCACCCTATCCAAAATGGGGTGGTGAAGACTGAAGAGTAGCTCTCAAAGCTACAAAAATATTGATTCGACTGTTATTATGGGTCTTTGTGAGTGTTTGAATTCTGTAAGTGTGTTAAGAATTTCGATGAAGGGCTTGCAGGTGATGGTGGTGGAACAGCCATTTCGTCTTGTACAGTTGTATTGCTTCTTGCTATTACCAGAAAATTGGTGCTTAATCGATAGCTATACTTGCACAAACACGATTATAAGTTTTAGTTTGCTACAAGTACAATCTAGAGTGgaaattattgaatattataGAAGAGCCTATATCTTTGTGTGTGTGCTGTTTCCTCGTAAAT
This genomic window contains:
- the LOC118051813 gene encoding remorin 4.1, translating into MLSAQRPSSSTTTNEETNQDHDNEQIRDIHALTPPHPPPRNRWEAGGNHHGSYSMSVRSEGASSENFTTMSREFNALVIAGSAIGTSNTTNNSSSDRNDLNDIGSNTLLSRFGEDDDVPEETNPLAIVPDNHPLDPEPSSRTLGSVRVDGSDHGGAGGEVSVLRVKKEEVETKITAWQNAKIAKINNRFKREDAIINGWESEQVQKSTSWMKKVERKLEEKRARASEKMQNEMAKARRKAEERRASAEAKRGTKVARVLEVANLMRAIGRAPTKRSFF